AACTGTGTCCCTCGATCTTTTTACTAAGCTTTGTTGTGCATATCAATAAAGCTcaaaatcgtaaaaaaataacgtGGATAAAGCGTGACGTAACCaagtaaaaattttatttatttttggtgCTGACGTTatgttttctataatattgtataaatttgtatagttCCAACGACGCAATTAGTGACAACAAAGtcaatcattttttattttaagtttaccATTCCGAAAATATTGCTTATACCAAAAGTATTCATGAATACCAAGGGAAAAGAACGTCATCACAAGTGTCATAATTGATATAATTCAAAACCTTTAAAGTAACTCTatgtataagtattttttttacgtcTCGACTCTCGAGTTACGgcaaagatttaaaaaattcaattaaacatGCTTCGTGACCGCAACACACATGAATTCTTTTAAATTCCACGAAGTGAAACACATACCAATCTATCTTATGTgataacaatttattacatacttcCGTTATAATGCATTCTTGTTAGTCaagcaatataatattttaaaaatacttatttactgTACACATTTCAGTTtggataaaaaaacaaaagactggCAGCAGGCAGACAATTTAGCTCTTCATTTCGAGAACCGTTTCACTGAAGAAAGCAACAAGTACAACACCGCCCTCGCTGATAAGAAGAAAGCTCAAGATGAGGCCAGagtatgtatatttgtatatccAAAGAAATAAATGCATATTTCAGAACGCGAATAGACAAATATGAATAgcgtaaaattattaatcaaatgGTCTCTAGGAATGTGCAATGTTTTTATACATCCTAACTAATGTTCAGGGAAGCCCCTCACGTTTATTGggcaaattattttcttactcTTACTCATTTCCCATAACAAAGGTAGtggaaaaaaaagtaaacaagAACTGTGTCTTCCCATTAATatagactgtaagtagtgttattggacacttatCTTAAATACCCTTTTAGCAAATtagataagttttaaattacttattagtgtAGTAATAATGATGTTTTTGTGTAgagacaaatttttatttaaaaaacttttaccCATTTCCCATAACAGAAATCTTAAAGAAACATTCCAAAAGAAACCTCGTCTTGTGAAAACATAACTGTTTTAAATGTTGAAAAAtgatgtatatatattgtttacagGATCTGGCAAAGGAGTTGGACAAACTACGCAAAGTATACGCGGAGACACGCAAGACCCTTGAAGAAGAGATGCTTTGCCGAATTGATATGGAGAATACAGTACAGAGTCTGCGTGAAGAACTCTCTTTCAAAGATCAGGTGTTCCAACAAGAGCTGCAAGAGACTCGAACTCGGAGACAGGTCGAGATCACTGAAATTGGTAAGTAATGCATTTCTCAAGTATTGAAATtgttacacttaatatttcaGTATTTCCATATCAAGATTCAAACATGTGTTTGATGTCTTTTGCGAAATTCTACCCATCACAACtaatacattaatattcaGTAAATAATAGCATTCATTTATATGAAATCCCAAGGAGGGTTAGATAAGgcatgtaattatttttgttagaatGGGCATATGGCAACTTATTGTGTTTGAGTTTCTCTGATAATGAAACCTGAATTTTCCAAAATTCATTCTTCTATATATTTCCTACAGATGGGCGTCTTGCTCAACAGTATGAAGCTAAACTCCAACAGAGTCTCCAAGAGCTGCGCGAGCAACAAGAGGCCAACATGAAAGCCAATCGTGATGAAATTGAAGCTCTCTATGAAAATAAGGTAATAATTGAatgttcatatttttaatttagttaacaTCGGTATTTATCTATTTAGCTTATCTTATCTTTTTCAGTGTTGTGCCTTCTTCCTGAAATGCACatttcaaaacaatatttgaaaCTATTGATTACTATTTTTCTTATCaacaaatttttatcattcgataaattattttgaaattttataaatacgtGGTTTTATCATTACAAAACTCTTAACACACTGCAATCAATCGCCAGCAAGACAACTTTTCATACGAATACCTAGGAAATACAAGACTTGATTCGCTTAAATTAACTTTCAAAACTTACTTAAGATATTGCTATTTATGTTAGGGGAATAACTTGGGCCATCATcagagttaaaaaatattaattaaattttaaaacacaatGACGGACTTTACTGCATTAATTAACTTTCCattgtttttatcattataaaaaatattatcatggACTAATAAAAATGGGCAAATATTTATGTCGACGTCAACACTCCTATATTTTGCACATCATAAGCCACTActtcaaatttaaaagtacataaaaGCAAACAATACATACATTCAATTCTGAAGTaacgatatttttatacttagatAGAGAAGCAATCtatatctattatttaaagaaattgtcAAAAAGTGTAGTAAgactagattttttttaatagatgaAGAATCTCCAAGCGGCGGCCAATCGCAATAGCAGCGCGGCGACTGTCGCTGTTGAGGAGCTCCGTACGATGCGCACACGCATCGACAGTCTCAACAACACTCTTAACGATTTGGAGAACAAGAATGCCGCTCTTAGTGTAAGTACATACTTAAAATACTGCTATtacgataaaatatttgtattattcaaAATGCAActatgtgtttttgtatgttgaaTATGAAATGGGACCTTTTGATGCCGGTCTCTACATTCTGTTACTTCTATATCTTGTAATATAGTCAATATTGTGGGCATTATGTGATATGTTAGTATTTAGTTTAGttagttgtattaaaaaatgctgctataagaaacaaaaaaccTTGCAAAATAGATAAGGTTTTCAGAACTGCCTTGATTACTGAAGGTCGAaacgaaataattataattgcgtCAAATAACGATAAAAACATCACCACAATTTTCTTTATCAGCTGGTTGTACAAGGTCTACTTAAACTGGTTtcgatacatttaattaaacttgtaTGTCACCTGTTGAATTATTTTGATAcggaaaaaaaaactataaatatttgtactcATCTGCAAAATTTTTTCCTGCTGCACTTACTATAACGGAATAATGTTTTTCTGTAATTCGAATTCTTAAATGAATACCTAACTGAAAGGAGTAACTTATAAAAtgatatttcattattcttccgttaaataatacttatatcttaatatattatataaattacgtgtcacgttgtttgtccgctatggactcctaaactactgaaccgatttcaattaaatttgcacactgtgtgcggtttgatctaaattaaaagatatgatagcttacatctcaatcaagtcattttattgcaaattatttgttaattatttcatagtAACTATTGTAACAGATGgcggcgctgtgttgaaagtaccaacgtttcacataagctacaatttaatggcattaccaccaaaatagcatggtggtccccatgactggtgttctcctaccgtttcccttgaatagtttactactatgtaatataacaaaaaccttagccacagcaacgcttggccggtctgctagtatattataaatatctatgcatattttaaatatatataactaactAATAGTTCTTATATATTCGTTTTACAGAACCGTTGCCGTGAACTAGAGCGTCAACTGGAGTCTGAACGGGCTCGTCACGCTGAAGATCTGGCCTCATTGGAGCAAGAGCTGGCTCGACTTCGCGATGAAATGGCGGCCCAACTCCGGGAGTACGCCACTCTTATGGACATCAAGATCTCGCTGGACCATGAGATTGCCACCTACCGCGCCCTTCTTGAGGGTGAAGAGGACAGGTATTTATGAGTTATTATGGTTTAGAATTGTAATTAGCTAAGGTGTATTATGTCAGCTTAGTTACTTTACTATAATTTAtggtacatttattttaatttaggatAAAATGAAAGATTTTGCGTTTTCAAGATGTTATTGCCAATGTTGTGTTACGTTACGTTACGAATACTTACTCCTTTTTTCACAAAACTAAATACACTCACTTAActctgtttttattataagaaaaatatgcaAATTAAATCAGATATAATAaagagttatttattattttaggttGAACCTGACATCCCAGTCGCCAGGTCGCGAATCTCGTGCCTCCATGAGCGCGAGCGCGAGCGTCAGCGGGAGCGGACGAATCACTCCGGGACGACGTGCCACGCCCCTTCGCGCCGCTCGTAAGCGCACTCTGCTCGATGAGAGCGAGGAAAGGAGCCTCCAGGACTTCAGCGTTACCTCCAGTGCTAAGGGAGACCTGGAAGTCGCCGAAGCCTGCCCCGATGGTAGCTTCGTCAAGATTCGGAACAAGGGAAAGAAGGTATAGTCtggaatatataaatttctttgaagaCATATCTACATCTTTTATCTctgtcatcttttaaaactcttctgtataatcatttcttaaccttatcctatcctcatcaatcgtgacttgtataattcttatgattccttttacatcactatCCGCTGTTCATGTATTTTTAAgattagtttttaagttttaagtttgttattaatatttttttttgtattactttagattaaggattctgcacttctcgcacgcatcatgtgtctttttttttagttttt
The Pieris napi chromosome 1, ilPieNapi1.2, whole genome shotgun sequence DNA segment above includes these coding regions:
- the LOC125063514 gene encoding lamin-C-like, whose product is MSTKSKKTVSSSSNISVVSSVQSPQQSSTPVGSRPSSSAGRPHSPLSPTRHSRLQEKENLQNLNDRLAAYIDKVRQLESENSGLRREIQTTQEVVTREVSNIKGMYEHELQDARKLLDDTSREKAKLEIDLKRLIEENDDLSKRLDKKTKDWQQADNLALHFENRFTEESNKYNTALADKKKAQDEARDLAKELDKLRKVYAETRKTLEEEMLCRIDMENTVQSLREELSFKDQVFQQELQETRTRRQVEITEIDGRLAQQYEAKLQQSLQELREQQEANMKANRDEIEALYENKMKNLQAAANRNSSAATVAVEELRTMRTRIDSLNNTLNDLENKNAALSNRCRELERQLESERARHAEDLASLEQELARLRDEMAAQLREYATLMDIKISLDHEIATYRALLEGEEDRLNLTSQSPGRESRASMSASASVSGSGRITPGRRATPLRAARKRTLLDESEERSLQDFSVTSSAKGDLEVAEACPDGSFVKIRNKGKKELSLGGYQIVRKAGDQETLFKFHRTVKLEPGAITTVWSADVGADHEPPKDIVMKGQKWFVADTFTTVLLNNEQEEIAVSERQRRQISTSAQRHRELAHKFPRREGLGEIREGEENCRIM